The following coding sequences are from one Tachysurus vachellii isolate PV-2020 chromosome 7, HZAU_Pvac_v1, whole genome shotgun sequence window:
- the eif4a1a gene encoding eukaryotic translation initiation factor 4A1A: MSAHDEHRPRDNGPEGMEPDGVIEGNWKEIVESFDDMNLRENLLRGIYAYGFEKPSAIQQRAILPCIKGYDVIAQAQSGTGKTATFAISILQQIDIELKGTQAMVLAPTRELAQQIQKVVLALGDYMGATCHACIGGTNVRNEVQKLQADVPHIVVGTPGRVFDMLNRRYLSPKYIKMFALDEADEMLSRGFKDQIYEIFQKLSTDIQVILLSATMPQEVLEVTTKFMREPVRILVKKEELTLEGIRQFYINVEREEWKLDTLCDLYETLTITQAVIFINTRRKVDWLTEKMHARDFTVSALHGDMDQKERDLIMKEFRSGSSRVLITTDLLARGIDVQQVSLVINYDLPTNRENYIHRIGRGGRFGRKGVAINMVTEDDKRTLRDIETFYNTTVEEMPMNVADLI; the protein is encoded by the exons accAAGAGACAATGGCCCCGAGGGCATGGAGCCAGATGGAGTCATTGAG GGAAACTGGAAGGAGATTGTCGAAAGCTTTGATGACATGAACCTGCGTGAGAATCTTCTCAGGGGAATATATGCCTATGGTTTTGAGAAACCTTCTGCCATTCAGCAGAGGGCTATTCTCCCTTGTATCAAGG GGTATGATGTCATCGCTCAGGCTCAGTCCGGAACAGGGAAGACCGCCACCTTTGCCATATCCATCCTGCAACAGATTGATATTGAGTTGAAGGGCACTCAAGCCATGGTCCTGGCCCCGACCAGAGAGCTTGCCCAACAG ATCCAGAAAGTGGTTCTTGCCCTTGGAGACTACATGGGTGCTACCTGCCATGCCTGCATTGGTGGCACTAACGTCCGTAATGAGGTGCAGAAGCTCCAGGCTGATGTACCCCACATAGTGGTTGGAACTCCTGGACGTGTTTTTGACATGCTTAACCGGCGCTATCTTT CTCCCAAATACATCAAGATGTTTGCATTGGATGAAGCTGATGAGATGTTGAGCCGAGGTTTCAAGGACCAAATCTATGAGATTTTCCAGAAGCTGTCTACTGATATTCAG GTGATCCTGTTGTCAGCCACCATGCCTCAGGAGGTGCTGGAAGTCACCACTAAGTTCATGCGCGAGCCTGTAAGGATCCTGGTCAAGAAAGAGGAGCTGACCCTGGAGGGTATTCGTCAGTTCTACATTAATGTGGAGCGGGAG GAGTGGAAATTGGACACTTTGTGTGACCTGTATGAGACATTGACCATCACTCAAGCTGTTATTTTCATTAACACTCGCCGGAAGGTGGACTGGCTGACTGAGAAGATGCATGCTAGAGATTTCACAGTCTCTGCTTTG CACGGTGACATGGACCAGAAGGAGAGAGATTTAATCATGAAGGAGTTCCGCTCTGGCTCTAGTCGTGTCCTCATCACCACTGATCTGCTG GCTCGAGGCATTGATGTGCAGCAGGTTTCCCTGGTGATCAACTATGATTTGCCCACAAACAGGGAGAATTACATTCACAG gaTTGGGCGTGGTGGCCGTTTTGGCAGGAAAGGTGTCGCCATAAACATGGTGACTGAGGATGACAAGCGCACTCTCCGGGACATTGAGACCTTCTACAACACCACCGTGGAGGAGATGCCGATGAATGTGGCTGACTTGATCTGA